A single window of Flammeovirga agarivorans DNA harbors:
- a CDS encoding LamG-like jellyroll fold domain-containing protein yields the protein MKNIYFILLLIFGVVNGRNVLAQDDEFAPKVFTGSGGNQQRLITSDGSYIDFQIGSPIMLGNMPHNSNSISLGFPYNRLYAFPTFSHDGFEVSKGYYGDKILIQWEVFDNNQDITNFKIYRRVFDDNNVNDEDNFVEIAQLASDVYEYEDPYVDGSVIYEYKLQANGISAIPKEFLTYITGVGYRNPTAIVSGNISFEGGNPVKDVVVRAEPEGSIISVGSSVEFDGSGYLTLNLTEDEISDSLTIQSWFKTATTSVSGTLFELEPLSSSVGNYSLKMETSSSDINFIVADHHNYTYEIHLEDSLPSGLVDGRGADILLPIDEILDQFNNISLVLKENKAPLLYLNGRLMNEEYNATLPEEYIGPTITITDDNNWTYAAYKEGSFDVFVGEGFSGNIDEFRYWKRSLTDAKVRADFRRYLGGDEADFVAYIRMDEANGEYAYDLSKVSFEFNKNHATIINGTWSDVIPTASQLGVYGITDEYGNYVISAIPYSGNGASYTIIPMFGVHEFDPIRQVTFLGKGSEVANGIDFSDISAFIFKGVVMYDVTNVFDPIETLSDVIQIQEEGYNQYRVTTSSGERLLNKADYYAPDINGTVIYDQPNVFLEGANIYIDGELVLDENKNPVETESDGSFNISVPIGDHFIEVKKNNHTLVHAGRFPSTGFFEFFEHQESQRVFVDTTKVTVVGRVTGGAVESSKEIGFGYDGSVHYEFYSETDSAYFESVSSINNIGSAKITFSYLPEGADPVTGSLKHQVTTNDETGEYRVELLPLSYGIEADEVVIPSNTNLRLLSLREEVDFSEVIDPVMSEFKDDDDNILLLSNPYQYVQSFSYRSTPEISVLSQESEEIVTIEGVDYDTEGFEFPVYSQFQTYGVELYSYEKYENFDVDPNNPVRYDVPVVDGEFIINNNLALDDSESLTVRADDQSKALYTFRAGAPSVSLPFTKNINIKLRVKNIDYEPISYLKEGIILGGQSDGSQTFVTAAPDIPDIILRDPPGSNSFATIEAGESFTFSKTLATSSSIASAMSSTVSMGADFKIGGGLAGPVVEIESTLDYEYGIGVEVSSDDASTITKTYTFSQAISTSDDPNYVGADGDLYIGQSMNYYYGTYDNIEPKLEAVDGRDVYTLTNTNGDKIYVNKMKAMYFNEEPSETLFIYSQNHILGTLIPELELIVENIDNGSVDPDNTPGMLSRAEYVQQIDLWQKIVQNNERTKYMALSEREALKTELFNTTLFLEQGDDFYDFADNNFSENISYDAGVGELTRTIETVKVTGDEYEYTVAVDALFATTVGLETNGIGFEGSVEASAANSETKVIGTENEETLTVSYTFIDQDDDNFLSVDVINTFDGNGPVFSTIGGRTSCPYEDAAESEFYVHDGFDPNVLGEGGEQLSYATQKVEDPMISVEVASLTDINESGQAEFLLYLENNSASESDVNFQLLVDNTTNPNSAELNIQKNGEIVYIPYGQKVPFALTLKKTISDVYEYEDIRIILASLCDDIGDLNVYDEVYVSASFVPSCSMVQIDLPLDNWVKNTTNTYNDDGTVNGVPIQLSGYNRTFQNFDRIELEYRKSTSPSWTRLKSYYNAQEDYDYAESIGKSNIELITENTIHYTWDITDPLLDDGSYEVRAISYCKNGTEFTSDIISGTIDLNTPVVFGTPTPSDGILNVGEDLKVQFNENIIYNSAISKIEITGETNQQDVKHNVSVYFTGESNTLFLENPPIKNGDLSIEFWMNNATVAGNATIFSQVNGTSLTVSGTSLTWNLGGESVTGIISNDGLFHHYTLTYDDSNGKMAIYQDDTELDFTVTDELEIINSNPLIIGGNTFIGNIHDFRIWDKFLSLSVAYSNMYSKLVGSEVGLKGFWPMNEGQGELCYDKARNRHGIMGADWDIKPKGTSYAFDGIDYLTLDNVDYVQLTSEMDVTLSFWIKADEAQESTIFSNGRGNGEDIIQANGAANKWSVDLTTDGKLYLENEGTAYELTHEIIDGGWHHIAMILTRQGTLKTYVDAELISSNAATGISGFSGNMIWIGARGYYDGGSTIVDRQFKGHLDEVRLWNTARTKEQITRDAFNEVDYNTTGLMLYLDMNAPDPLTSDGPTYYHAFKNETVISTKALIPFTNTFSDDAPKIKPSRELESFEIYHVINGDELLLSPIISNYAVLEGQTVDITVHRMFDEAGNLQQSPITWTAYVRRNEVSWYVGDETDYLSIEKQVGTSSSFEITIANEGGKDQPFFIENIPTWLTLSETGGTLSPDSKKVITATIDPNLSIGQYNLDLYLNTDYDYDEKVKLDLRVFEVEPEWSVDPIDYAYNMNIIGKIKIDGVFSEDSHTKIGAFVNGEPRGEASLAYDEFYDDYFVFLGIYSNEISGEDIEFRIWDALAGKALNASINDLETIEFINDQVIGYKTNPAIFEDTNIVQQTIVLNDGWTWLSFFVDQESFSDINTMTAELDLTNQDRIYSQTYFDTYDSISGWTGTLSAFGGLNAEKMYKIKLEKENILSLEGHEIDLEDLEVSLKEGWNWLSYPLAKNMNVNDALAHLEASNGDILKSQHAFAIYDQFSGWTGSLNYLEDGIGYMLKTQNEQSFTYPSYLSNARTHVVSNHNNSEEVASTNFVLTSYPTNMNAVVLVDDEVSQVIIKDVNGNIRGIAPTNTIEDRKLAFITMFADNEEHLKYYIEVGEKEIETEKELQFQSDALLGTIAQPVDLRQGNYAEEMNVYPVPFDKKVSVSLFHENEEKANVSVLDINGKVMLSSEMTLQKGANQWDMSLNLSSGVYLIHITTPSKTYTKRIVK from the coding sequence ATGAAAAATATTTATTTCATACTACTTCTAATTTTCGGAGTTGTAAATGGGAGGAATGTACTCGCTCAAGACGATGAATTTGCTCCTAAAGTATTTACAGGTTCAGGAGGTAATCAGCAAAGACTAATTACTTCCGATGGATCTTATATCGATTTTCAGATTGGTAGCCCTATTATGTTAGGGAATATGCCTCATAATTCGAATAGTATTTCTTTAGGGTTTCCCTATAACCGATTATATGCCTTCCCAACTTTTAGCCATGATGGTTTTGAAGTATCTAAAGGATATTATGGGGATAAAATCTTAATTCAATGGGAAGTTTTTGATAATAATCAAGACATCACCAACTTTAAAATCTACAGAAGAGTATTCGACGATAACAATGTCAATGATGAAGATAATTTCGTAGAAATTGCCCAATTGGCAAGTGATGTTTATGAGTACGAAGACCCTTATGTAGATGGTAGCGTAATCTATGAATATAAATTACAAGCCAATGGAATCTCAGCTATTCCAAAGGAGTTCCTGACTTATATTACTGGGGTAGGTTATAGAAATCCTACAGCAATAGTTTCAGGAAATATATCATTTGAAGGGGGAAACCCTGTAAAAGATGTTGTGGTAAGAGCGGAACCTGAAGGCAGCATTATTTCAGTAGGAAGCAGTGTTGAATTCGATGGAAGCGGTTACCTTACTTTAAACTTGACAGAAGATGAAATTTCTGATAGCCTAACAATTCAGTCTTGGTTTAAAACTGCAACTACTTCGGTGTCGGGTACACTGTTTGAATTAGAGCCATTATCTTCTTCTGTTGGTAATTATTCATTGAAGATGGAAACCTCGTCTTCTGATATCAACTTTATTGTAGCGGATCATCATAATTATACTTATGAGATTCATTTAGAGGATTCTCTACCTTCTGGCCTTGTTGATGGTAGAGGTGCAGATATCTTACTTCCTATAGATGAGATCTTAGATCAGTTCAATAATATCTCATTAGTGCTAAAAGAAAATAAAGCTCCTTTGCTTTATTTGAATGGCCGATTGATGAATGAGGAGTATAATGCAACTTTACCAGAAGAGTATATTGGACCTACAATTACTATTACTGATGATAATAATTGGACGTACGCAGCCTACAAAGAAGGGAGTTTTGATGTATTTGTTGGAGAAGGGTTCTCAGGAAATATTGATGAATTTAGATATTGGAAAAGAAGCCTAACTGATGCTAAGGTTAGAGCAGATTTTAGAAGATATCTTGGTGGCGACGAGGCAGACTTTGTCGCTTACATTCGAATGGATGAAGCAAATGGTGAATATGCATATGATCTTTCAAAAGTAAGTTTTGAATTCAATAAAAATCATGCAACTATAATTAATGGTACTTGGTCTGATGTCATCCCAACAGCAAGTCAATTAGGAGTCTACGGTATTACAGACGAATATGGTAATTATGTTATTTCTGCTATTCCATATTCAGGAAACGGAGCATCATATACTATTATCCCAATGTTTGGAGTACATGAATTTGATCCAATCCGACAAGTAACCTTTTTAGGAAAAGGTTCTGAGGTAGCTAATGGGATTGACTTTAGTGATATTTCAGCATTTATTTTTAAAGGTGTGGTCATGTATGATGTGACGAATGTTTTTGATCCAATAGAAACATTATCAGACGTTATTCAAATACAAGAAGAAGGCTACAACCAATATAGAGTTACCACCTCATCGGGTGAAAGGCTTTTAAACAAAGCAGATTACTATGCTCCTGATATAAATGGTACAGTTATCTACGACCAACCGAATGTATTCCTCGAAGGGGCAAATATTTACATTGATGGTGAATTGGTATTAGATGAGAATAAAAATCCGGTTGAAACGGAGTCTGATGGATCATTTAATATCAGCGTTCCGATCGGAGATCACTTTATTGAGGTCAAGAAAAATAACCACACATTAGTACATGCAGGCCGTTTCCCATCTACAGGATTTTTCGAGTTTTTTGAACATCAGGAAAGTCAAAGAGTTTTTGTTGATACAACAAAAGTGACTGTAGTCGGAAGAGTGACAGGTGGTGCTGTAGAATCATCAAAAGAAATTGGTTTTGGTTATGATGGTTCTGTTCATTATGAATTCTATTCAGAAACGGATTCAGCATATTTTGAATCAGTTTCTTCAATAAATAATATTGGTTCAGCAAAAATAACTTTTAGCTACTTACCAGAAGGTGCAGACCCTGTTACAGGATCACTAAAACATCAAGTAACAACAAATGATGAAACAGGGGAATATAGAGTGGAACTTTTACCTCTATCTTACGGAATTGAAGCAGATGAAGTGGTTATTCCAAGTAATACCAACTTAAGATTATTGTCTCTTAGAGAAGAAGTGGATTTTTCTGAAGTGATAGATCCTGTGATGTCAGAATTTAAGGACGATGATGACAATATTCTTTTACTTTCTAATCCATATCAATATGTACAAAGCTTTAGTTATAGATCTACACCAGAGATTAGTGTTTTATCACAAGAATCTGAAGAAATAGTAACGATTGAAGGAGTTGATTACGATACAGAAGGTTTTGAATTTCCGGTGTACAGTCAGTTCCAAACTTATGGTGTTGAATTATATTCTTACGAGAAGTACGAAAACTTTGATGTAGACCCTAATAACCCTGTTCGTTATGATGTACCTGTGGTTGATGGTGAGTTTATCATCAATAATAATTTAGCATTAGATGATTCAGAATCACTGACAGTAAGAGCTGATGACCAAAGTAAAGCGTTGTATACTTTTAGAGCTGGTGCTCCTTCGGTCTCATTACCATTTACCAAAAATATCAATATCAAATTAAGAGTAAAGAATATTGATTATGAGCCAATTTCTTATTTGAAAGAAGGGATAATTCTAGGAGGTCAATCTGATGGATCACAGACATTTGTAACCGCAGCACCTGATATTCCAGATATTATTTTAAGAGACCCTCCTGGTTCTAATAGTTTTGCAACCATTGAGGCTGGTGAATCTTTTACTTTCTCTAAAACTCTTGCTACAAGCTCTTCTATTGCTTCTGCAATGTCTAGTACGGTCAGTATGGGGGCAGATTTCAAGATCGGTGGTGGATTAGCAGGACCTGTAGTGGAAATTGAATCTACTCTTGATTATGAATACGGTATCGGGGTGGAAGTTAGTTCAGATGATGCCAGTACAATTACTAAAACATATACATTCTCACAAGCGATTTCTACAAGCGATGACCCGAATTATGTAGGAGCTGATGGAGACTTATATATAGGTCAATCTATGAACTATTATTATGGTACTTATGATAATATTGAACCTAAATTAGAAGCGGTAGATGGAAGAGATGTATATACTTTGACCAATACAAACGGAGACAAGATTTATGTCAATAAAATGAAGGCCATGTACTTTAATGAAGAGCCTTCAGAGACTTTATTTATCTACTCTCAAAACCATATCCTAGGAACGTTAATTCCCGAATTAGAATTGATTGTTGAAAATATCGATAATGGTTCTGTAGACCCTGACAATACCCCTGGTATGTTATCTAGAGCCGAATATGTTCAACAAATCGATTTATGGCAGAAGATTGTACAGAATAATGAACGTACAAAATATATGGCATTGTCTGAAAGAGAGGCTTTAAAAACGGAATTATTTAATACTACTCTTTTCTTAGAGCAAGGTGATGATTTTTATGATTTTGCAGATAATAATTTCTCTGAGAATATCTCTTACGATGCTGGTGTTGGTGAATTAACAAGAACAATTGAAACAGTAAAAGTAACAGGTGATGAATATGAATATACAGTAGCTGTAGATGCTTTATTTGCTACGACTGTTGGTTTAGAAACTAACGGTATTGGTTTTGAAGGATCGGTTGAAGCGAGTGCTGCTAACAGCGAAACGAAAGTAATTGGTACTGAAAATGAAGAGACCTTAACTGTTTCGTATACTTTTATTGATCAGGATGATGATAACTTCTTAAGTGTCGATGTGATTAATACATTTGACGGTAATGGTCCAGTATTTAGTACCATCGGAGGTAGAACTTCTTGCCCTTATGAAGATGCAGCTGAATCAGAGTTTTATGTTCATGATGGTTTTGATCCCAATGTTTTAGGTGAAGGTGGAGAACAACTTTCTTATGCTACCCAAAAGGTGGAAGATCCAATGATATCAGTTGAAGTTGCGAGCCTAACAGATATCAATGAATCTGGACAAGCTGAGTTTTTATTGTATTTAGAAAATAATAGTGCTTCTGAGTCGGATGTGAACTTCCAGTTATTAGTGGATAATACTACTAATCCTAATAGTGCAGAATTAAATATTCAAAAAAATGGGGAAATTGTTTATATCCCATATGGACAAAAAGTACCGTTCGCCTTAACCTTGAAGAAGACTATTTCTGATGTTTATGAATATGAGGATATAAGAATCATTTTAGCATCATTATGTGATGATATTGGAGATTTGAATGTATATGATGAAGTTTATGTTTCTGCCAGTTTTGTTCCAAGTTGTTCGATGGTACAAATTGACCTACCATTAGATAATTGGGTGAAAAACACAACTAATACTTATAACGACGATGGGACAGTAAATGGTGTGCCTATCCAGTTGTCAGGATATAATAGAACATTCCAGAACTTTGATAGAATCGAATTAGAATATAGAAAATCGACTTCGCCATCATGGACAAGGCTAAAAAGCTACTATAACGCTCAAGAAGATTATGATTATGCGGAGTCAATTGGAAAAAGTAATATCGAATTAATTACTGAAAATACCATTCATTATACATGGGATATTACCGACCCATTATTGGACGATGGATCTTATGAAGTAAGAGCAATATCTTATTGTAAAAATGGAACTGAATTTACATCAGATATTATTTCGGGGACGATTGATTTAAATACTCCGGTTGTATTTGGTACGCCAACTCCTTCAGACGGAATTTTAAATGTTGGAGAAGATTTAAAGGTGCAGTTTAATGAGAATATCATTTATAACTCGGCAATCAGTAAAATTGAGATTACTGGAGAAACGAATCAACAGGATGTAAAGCATAATGTATCGGTATATTTTACAGGAGAATCAAATACTTTGTTTCTAGAGAACCCTCCAATAAAAAATGGAGACTTGTCTATTGAGTTTTGGATGAATAATGCGACTGTAGCTGGTAATGCCACAATTTTCAGTCAAGTTAATGGAACATCTTTAACAGTGAGTGGCACAAGTTTGACATGGAATTTAGGAGGAGAATCAGTAACAGGGATTATAAGTAATGATGGCCTTTTCCATCACTATACTTTAACTTATGATGATTCTAATGGTAAAATGGCGATCTACCAAGACGATACAGAATTAGATTTTACTGTAACTGATGAACTAGAGATCATCAATTCAAATCCACTAATTATTGGTGGGAATACCTTCATAGGAAATATCCATGACTTCAGAATCTGGGATAAGTTCTTATCTCTTTCTGTTGCTTACTCAAATATGTATAGCAAATTGGTAGGTTCTGAAGTAGGCCTAAAGGGTTTTTGGCCGATGAATGAAGGACAAGGTGAGCTATGCTATGATAAAGCAAGAAATCGCCATGGTATTATGGGAGCTGATTGGGACATTAAACCAAAAGGTACTTCTTATGCATTCGATGGAATCGACTATTTAACACTAGACAATGTTGATTATGTTCAGTTAACTAGTGAAATGGATGTGACTTTATCATTCTGGATTAAAGCAGATGAAGCTCAAGAATCAACAATTTTCTCCAACGGAAGAGGAAACGGAGAAGATATTATTCAAGCAAATGGAGCAGCAAATAAATGGTCTGTTGATCTTACAACAGATGGTAAATTATACCTTGAAAATGAAGGTACAGCTTATGAATTGACCCATGAAATTATTGATGGGGGATGGCATCATATTGCGATGATACTTACTCGTCAAGGGACATTGAAGACCTATGTTGATGCTGAACTTATTTCATCTAATGCTGCTACAGGAATATCCGGTTTCTCAGGGAATATGATATGGATAGGAGCAAGAGGTTATTATGATGGAGGGAGTACTATTGTTGACCGTCAGTTTAAAGGACATCTAGACGAAGTTCGCCTTTGGAATACTGCTAGAACAAAAGAACAAATTACTAGAGACGCTTTCAATGAAGTAGATTACAATACTACTGGTTTGATGTTGTATTTAGATATGAATGCCCCAGATCCATTGACATCTGATGGACCAACATATTACCATGCCTTTAAAAACGAGACAGTGATTTCGACCAAGGCGTTAATTCCATTTACCAATACATTCTCTGATGATGCTCCTAAGATCAAGCCAAGTAGAGAATTGGAAAGCTTTGAAATTTATCATGTGATTAATGGTGATGAATTATTGTTAAGTCCAATCATCAGTAACTATGCTGTTTTAGAAGGACAAACTGTAGATATTACAGTACATAGAATGTTTGATGAAGCAGGTAACTTACAGCAATCACCAATTACTTGGACAGCTTATGTTAGAAGAAATGAAGTGTCTTGGTATGTTGGTGATGAGACAGATTACTTGTCTATCGAAAAGCAAGTAGGAACATCGAGTTCATTTGAAATCACAATTGCCAATGAAGGTGGTAAAGATCAACCATTTTTTATTGAGAATATTCCTACTTGGTTAACATTATCTGAAACAGGAGGGACTTTATCACCAGATAGTAAAAAAGTAATTACAGCGACCATAGATCCAAACTTATCAATTGGGCAATATAACCTAGACTTGTATCTGAATACAGACTATGATTATGATGAGAAAGTAAAGCTGGATTTAAGGGTGTTTGAAGTAGAGCCAGAATGGTCTGTTGATCCAATAGATTATGCTTACAATATGAACATCATCGGTAAAATTAAAATCGATGGAGTATTCTCAGAAGATAGTCATACTAAGATTGGTGCATTTGTAAATGGAGAACCAAGAGGAGAAGCAAGCTTAGCATACGATGAATTTTACGACGACTATTTCGTTTTCTTGGGGATTTACAGTAATGAAATCTCTGGTGAAGATATAGAATTCCGTATATGGGATGCTTTGGCGGGTAAAGCATTGAATGCGAGTATCAATGATTTAGAAACGATTGAATTTATCAACGATCAGGTGATTGGTTATAAGACGAACCCTGCCATTTTCGAGGATACTAATATCGTTCAACAAACTATAGTGTTAAATGATGGATGGACTTGGTTATCCTTCTTCGTTGATCAAGAATCTTTCAGCGATATCAACACCATGACAGCAGAATTAGATTTAACCAACCAAGATAGAATCTACTCTCAAACGTATTTTGATACTTATGATAGTATTTCAGGTTGGACAGGTACTCTTTCAGCTTTTGGTGGATTAAATGCTGAAAAGATGTATAAAATCAAATTAGAAAAGGAAAATATATTATCTCTGGAAGGACATGAAATAGATCTTGAAGATTTAGAGGTAAGTCTAAAAGAAGGATGGAACTGGCTTTCATATCCATTAGCTAAGAATATGAATGTAAATGATGCTTTGGCTCATTTAGAAGCTTCAAATGGAGACATTTTAAAGAGTCAACATGCTTTTGCAATCTATGATCAATTTAGCGGTTGGACAGGTTCATTGAACTATTTGGAAGATGGAATTGGGTATATGTTGAAAACACAAAATGAACAATCATTTACTTATCCAAGCTATTTATCGAATGCTAGAACACATGTTGTTTCTAATCACAATAATAGCGAAGAGGTAGCTTCAACTAATTTTGTATTGACTTCATATCCTACCAATATGAATGCGGTTGTATTAGTAGATGATGAAGTGAGCCAGGTAATTATCAAAGATGTAAATGGCAATATTAGAGGTATAGCACCAACAAATACTATAGAAGATAGAAAGCTAGCCTTTATCACAATGTTTGCTGATAATGAAGAGCATCTTAAATACTATATAGAAGTGGGAGAAAAAGAGATTGAAACTGAAAAAGAATTACAGTTTCAATCAGATGCATTACTTGGTACTATTGCTCAACCTGTAGATCTCCGTCAAGGAAATTACGCTGAGGAGATGAATGTTTATCCAGTGCCATTTGATAAAAAAGTTTCGGTTTCACTCTTCCATGAAAATGAAGAAAAAGCGAATGTAAGTGTGTTGGATATCAATGGTAAAGTGATGCTTTCTTCAGAAATGACTTTACAAAAAGGGGCGAATCAATGGGATATGTCATTGAATCTTTCTTCTGGAGTATATCTAATACATATCACTACTCCTTCTAAAACTTACACTAAACGTATTGTAAAATAA
- a CDS encoding phage tail protein translates to MSLYAQSGIVVQGIARNSAYAAIKSQELTFSFTLKDETSQTVFSEESTITTDPYGVYQHVLGTGVGDDFSTVDFNASELSMIVSVIYNGNTLVISDAPFYYVPYAKSVDKATFVDDAETTPYSNDGCPVGTIVAYVGIESTVPDGWLVCDGSIIPSESSLRDLINSTTTPDLRGMFLRNIETSARYRLENGSYAEGPALNEIQKDLFEEHRHYASLTSSEDGAHTHVIDADEASNVGGDGPDKVLKNSGHESTVYRENTVSAGAHDHDVEGYTNNTGAIDTRPINYGILFIIKI, encoded by the coding sequence TTGTCTCTGTATGCGCAATCTGGAATTGTAGTACAAGGTATTGCAAGAAACTCCGCATATGCAGCCATAAAAAGTCAGGAATTGACTTTCAGTTTCACATTAAAAGATGAAACATCTCAAACTGTCTTTTCAGAAGAATCTACTATTACAACAGACCCTTATGGTGTCTATCAGCATGTACTTGGTACAGGTGTAGGAGATGACTTTTCAACTGTGGATTTTAATGCTAGCGAATTATCTATGATCGTTAGTGTGATTTATAATGGAAATACTTTAGTCATTTCAGACGCTCCATTTTATTATGTTCCCTATGCCAAATCAGTTGATAAAGCGACGTTTGTTGACGATGCTGAAACAACACCTTACTCCAATGATGGCTGTCCTGTCGGTACAATTGTAGCCTATGTTGGTATTGAATCAACAGTTCCAGACGGTTGGTTAGTTTGTGATGGTAGTATTATCCCAAGCGAAAGTAGTCTCAGAGATTTAATCAACTCAACGACTACTCCAGATTTGAGGGGAATGTTTCTAAGAAACATTGAAACAAGTGCTAGGTACCGACTAGAAAATGGAAGTTATGCAGAAGGTCCAGCTTTAAATGAAATACAAAAAGACCTTTTTGAAGAACATCGACATTATGCCTCTTTAACTTCAAGTGAAGACGGAGCACATACCCATGTAATTGATGCAGATGAAGCCAGTAATGTAGGTGGGGATGGTCCTGATAAAGTCTTAAAAAATTCAGGTCATGAGTCAACAGTTTACAGAGAAAATACAGTCTCTGCAGGAGCACATGATCATGATGTTGAAGGATACACAAACAATACTGGAGCTATTGATACCCGACCTATTAATTACGGTATCTTATTTATTATCAAGATATAA
- a CDS encoding tail fiber protein produces MKLLYISFFSFLLSLSVNAQTGIVIQGIARTSAHTAIQNETMTFTFAIKNTLNHTKFTETQVIQTDDYGVFSHVIGTGTGGDLNNVDFSEDEMSLRISVEYNGNTIVISEEPFQYVPYAKSAEKAVAAVTAETSIYADNGCPVGTIMPFLGTWRDVPDGWLLCNGQSIPQSSDLIGVLQDTNVPDLRGLFLRGIGTNGEYTTTGGSAPVGPSLNQVQKDQIQSHNHYLDISTSTDGAHVHEIDADNASDVLDSEDGDRVLNNKGNESEDYDENTLSAGDHTHTFSGNTHNTGDNETRPIAYGVNYIIKY; encoded by the coding sequence ATGAAACTCTTATATATATCTTTCTTTTCATTTCTCTTGAGCCTAAGTGTGAATGCACAAACAGGTATTGTCATTCAAGGTATTGCAAGAACAAGTGCACATACAGCAATTCAAAATGAAACAATGACATTTACTTTTGCTATTAAAAATACTCTGAATCATACAAAATTTACAGAAACTCAGGTGATCCAAACAGATGATTACGGTGTTTTTTCACATGTAATTGGTACTGGAACTGGTGGAGACCTTAACAATGTAGACTTCAGCGAAGATGAAATGTCATTAAGAATCAGTGTTGAATATAATGGAAACACGATTGTAATTTCAGAGGAACCTTTCCAATATGTTCCCTATGCAAAATCAGCTGAAAAAGCAGTTGCAGCGGTAACAGCAGAGACATCGATTTATGCAGATAATGGTTGCCCTGTGGGTACGATTATGCCTTTCCTTGGTACTTGGAGGGATGTTCCTGATGGATGGTTATTATGCAATGGTCAATCAATACCACAGTCGAGTGATTTGATCGGAGTATTACAAGATACCAATGTACCGGATTTAAGAGGTCTATTTTTAAGAGGAATCGGGACAAACGGAGAATATACAACGACTGGCGGCTCTGCGCCCGTTGGTCCTTCATTAAATCAAGTACAAAAAGATCAAATTCAATCACATAATCACTACTTAGATATATCTACTTCAACAGATGGAGCCCATGTTCATGAAATTGACGCGGATAATGCAAGTGATGTTCTCGATAGTGAAGATGGAGATAGAGTATTAAATAACAAGGGTAATGAAAGTGAAGATTATGATGAAAATACTTTATCAGCAGGTGATCATACCCATACTTTCTCAGGTAATACACATAATACAGGTGATAACGAAACACGTCCAATTGCTTACGGTGTAAACTATATCATTAAATATTAA